CAGGCGTCCTCCCAGAGGGCGAGGATGCGGGTCTGCGGGAAGTGGTAGCCCACCTTGTTGAACACCGCGTCGAACTGGATGTTGGCGGCCTTGTAGATGCGCGGCCGATCGGCGGTGAACACCGAACTGCCCATGAAGCTCTGGCCGCTGCCGGTCTCGCCGCTGTTGTAGCGGCCGGGGCCGCTGGACTGGGTCAGGCGCTTGCCGGTGTCGTCCAGGCAGGGCTCGTTGTAGGGGGCGCCGCCGACCGGCAGGGAGCCGTTGGTGCGGAACAGCCCGGGCTGCACGGCGCCGTCGGGCAATACGGAGAAGCTCGGGTGGCTGGCCTGGGCGTGAAAGGCCATGGCCGACTGCTCGACGTCGTTGCCTTCCTCGGGGAAGAACACCGCCTTGGCGCGGTGGACCACCTTGGAAAAGTCCAGGGCGCTGGTCACCACCTCGGCCTCGCCGCCGGCCGACACGCCGTCCAGGGCGTGACGCGGCAGGCCGCCGTCCCAGCCTCCGGCCTGGGCCGGGTCGATGTTGGCCCAGAGGGCGTCGCCGGAATCCTTCAGGGCCTGGGCCTTGGCGGTGTCCAGCATGTCCAGCGGCGGGGTCGGCGGACGCTGGCCGACGGTGCTCTCGATACCGGCGATCCAGAACGGGAAGCCGGGGTTCTTCAGGCTGCCGTCGGCGTTGCGGTTGGCCTCGCTGCGGTCCACCAGGGCGACCGAGCCCACGGCCCGGCGTTCGTCGGTGCTGTAGGAATCGTCGTCATCGTGCTCGTCGTCATCGTCCTCGTCGGCCAGCAGCTCCTCGCCGTACTTGGGCACCACCACCACCTTGCCCGGCATGGGCGGCAGGGCCTTGCCCGGCAGCGGGACTATGGCGGGGATCGGGGTGCCGGCGACTATCTCGCCATCCGGCAGCGCGCGGGCACCCGGGGCCGGCAGGCCGCTGCGCAGCTCGAAGGGTTCCTCGTGGAATCCGTCTTCGCCCTCCTCCGACACCGCCAGGCGGGTACCTTCCTCGAAGACGTCGTGGATCCGCCACATGCTCCACATGCCCTGGGCGAAGTGCGGGTAGAAGTGGCAGTGGTAGATGGCGTCGCCGGAGGTGCGGTTGCGGTTGCCGGAACCACCGTTGGCGATCTCGTAGGTGTAGCCCGAGCCCGGGCCTATGCCCTGGGCGTCGATGTAGTCGGAGTTGTCGTCATTGGGGTTGAACAGCCACTGGTGCCCGTGCAGGTGGAACACGTGCTGCTCGTAGCCGTTGTGGCTGTTGCGGAAGCGCACGGCATCGCCGATGTAGCTGTGGGCGACGTTGGAGGGCTCGGCGGGGAACAGGGCCATGGTGGCCTTGACCCCGGTGGTGCCTTCCGGCGGAACCTGGCCGGGGAGGATGCTCTCCAGGCCGACGTTGGCGGGCACGTCCACCTGCATGGCGATGTCGCCCACGGTGTGGGCGCTGAGGAAGAACTCCTCGTAGGCGCAGGACAGGCAGTCGTGCATGGGACCGACGCCGAGGCGGTTGGCCACCACTTCGGCGCCGATGCCGCCGGCGCCGTAGTTGATCATGAAGGAGTCGCGGGTGGGCTCCAGGACATGGCCGAACACCGGGTCGTTCCAGTAGCCGGGGAACGCCTGGGCCACGGCGTTCTCGTCATGGAACACCGAGGAGAAGTCGCGGAAGGGCTCCAGCCGGTTGGGCAGCGCCGGATTGCGTTTGCCATAGCTTTCCAGCGGGTAGGTGCTCGCCGGGAAGCTGCCGTCGGGATTGGGGCCCATGACCACGGCATCGGTATCGCTGGCGACGATCTCGCCGTTGTCCATCATGGCGATGATGGGCAGTCCGCCCTTGCCTTCCTCGGTCCAGGGCGACGCCTGGGGATAGCGGGCCTCGTAGTCGATGATGGGCTGGCCGGCCGGCGTGCGGCCGGTGGTGGCCAGGCGCATCTCTTCTTCGGTGATTACGTTGCGGTAGGTGCGGGCGCCCCTGGGCAGGACCACCACCTGGGCGAACAGGCCGTTGGCGGTGTTGCCGCCGCTGCCCTCGCCGCCGAAGGTGGCGCCGTAGCTGCTGGCGGCGAAGGCGCCTTCACGCTCGGCATAGAGGGTGTAGCTGCGGCTGCCGCCGGGCGGGATAAGGCTGTTGTCGTTGCGGCCGGCGTTGCTGGCGATATCCCCCGCCGCGTTCACCGCCTGCATGCCGTTCACCTGCAGCCCCACATGGCGGTCGGCCACCTGCTCGTCCTTCTTGAACAGCGGGTCGTCCGGGTTGTTGGGGTTGGCCTGGTAGGCCAGCAGGTTCTGCAGGTTGATGGTCAGGCAGTCACCCGCGGCCACCCGCAGCACCAGCGGGCGCGGACGCTTGTCCGGGCGCAGGGCCACCTCGCCGGGCACCGCGGCGCCGCCCTGGGTGAGGGGCACCTCGTTGCGGTCCACCACGTCGCGGCGCAGGGCGAACATCATGCCGTTGACGTTCTGCGCCCCCAGGCGGTTGAACATCAGCGGCTGGTCGAGGGCCACCACGTTGGCCACCACATTGCGCTGGCACTGCGCCGCCTCGGTATTCCCTCCCGGCCAGGTGACGCCAAGCAGCGCCAGCACGCCGGAAAGAAGAAGGAAAGGGCCCGGAACCAGGGTTCGACGGGTGGGTTCTCGGCTCGGTACGCAGGTCCGTTTCATCTTGGCTGACCTCGGTCTCAGGTGCAGGGATGCCAATGAGGGCAAGGCAGTCCGAGCAATGCCTGTGCCATCATCGAAAGACCTTTTCTTTCAATTAGTTGCGTGCAGAAACCCAGAACAGGCCAGTATTTCCCCACCCGATTCCCCACCCAATTCCCCGTTTTTCCCGGGGCGGGCCGAAGGGGTCATGGATGGGGTCGATGGATCAGCAAGACGAGGTCTGGAGGCCAGCGGAATCACCCCCGCAACTGGGGGATTTCCCCACTAGCGGGGACGATTCCCGGCCGCCTGGAGGCGCTGGTAGTGGCCCAGGACGCTGGGGACGTAGCGCTGGGTCTCCGGGTAGGGAGGAATGGCGCGGCCATGGGCCAGGACCGCGCCGGGACCGGCGTTGTAGGCGGCCAGGGCCAGGCTGAGGTCATTGTCGAACTGCCGCATCAGGCGCTTCAGGTAGCGCGCGCCGCCACGCACGTTGGCGGTGGGGTCGAAGACGTCGCGCACCCCCAGGTCCCGCGCGGTATCCGGCATCAGCTGCATCAGGCCGGCGGCGCCCTTGGGCGAGAGGGCGACGGGATCGTAGTTGGATTCGGTCTGGATCACCGCGTGGAGCAGCTCCGCCGGCAGGCCGTAGTCGAAGGCCGCCTGGGCCACGATCAGGCCGTAGCGCGAACGTCTGGCGGACGGCGCCGGCAAGGCCCTGGGCGCGACGACGCGGTTCGCCACGGCACGCTCGCGGGCGACCCGGACCTGCTTGCGGTCGGTCCTGTAGATATTGGTGAGGGTGATGGAGCCGTTGGCGGACACCACCTGGTAGATATCGGCGCGGACCTCGAAGGCAATGGATGCAAGGATGCTGAACAGCGCCAGGGCCATCAGGTTCATTGTCGTTCTCCCCTGTGCGGGCCAATGCCCTTCGGGTTTCTCGGTGCTGCCACCTCAGCAAAGCACGTGCCCGTCGATGTGACCGGCATCAGGTCGCCCTTCTCGCCCGCTCGTCGTGCACAGCTCTTGCATAGCCGCCTTAAGCGACCCGAAACGGAGGTTCCCATGAAGACGCCGCATCGACCCCAAGGGGGCTTCACCCTGCTGGAGCTCCTGGTGGTGCTGGTGGTGCTCGGCCTGCTGGCCGGCATCGTCGCACCCAAGTATTTCAACCAGTTGGGCAAGTCCGAGACCAAGGTGGCCCGGGCCCAGATCGAAGGGCTGGTGAAGGCCCTGGATATCTACCGCCTGGAGGTGGGCCGCTACCCCTCCACCGAGCAGGGCCTGACGGCGCTGGTGGCCGCTCCCACCGATGAACCGCGCTGGGCCGGGCCCTACCTGCAGAAAGGCGTTCCGCAGGATCCCTGGGGCCGGGCCTATGTCTACCGCTCGCCGGGGGAGAACGGCGATTTCGACCTGCTGACCCTGGGCAAGGACGGCCAACCGGGCGGCGACGGCGAAAACGCCGAAGTCACCAGTTGGCAGTGACCGCCATGCGCTTCCAGGTGAAGGCGGTTCGCGCCCCGTCCGGCGTGGTGGCGATGGTGGTGGACGCGGCCAACCCGGAGGACGCCCGCCGCCAGGCGGAATCCCAGGGACTGCGGGTGCTGGCCCTGGCCCGGGAGCGACGCTGGTCCCTGGCGGGATGGCGGCGCCGCGACGGCTTTCCGCTGCTGCTGTTCAGCCAGGAGCTGACCACCCTGCTGAACGCCGGCCTGGCCCTGATCGACGCTCTGGAAAGCCTGGCGGAGAAGGAGGCCGATCCGCAGGCGCGCAAGGTGCTGGGCGGCCTGGTGCGCCTGCTCTATGAGGGCAAGTCGCTGTCCCAGGCCCTGGCCTGTTTTCCCTCCGTGTTTCCCGCCCTCTACGTGGCGCTGGTGCAGTCCAGCGAGAAGACCGGCGCCGTCGGCGATGCGCTGGGCCGCTACGTGGCCTACCGCACGCGGATGGACGAGGTGCGGCAGAAAGTCATCAGCGCCTCGGTCTATCCGGTGCTGCTGTTCCTGGTGGGCTGCGCCGTGCTGCTGTTCCTGGTGGGCTATGTGGTGCCGCGTTTCAGTCTGGTGTTCGAGGGGCTCGGGTCGAACCTGCCCTGGCTGTCGCGGGTGCTGCTGCACAGCGGCCTGTTCCTCCATGGACACCAGGCGGAAGTGTTCGGCGGCGCGGCGTTCGGCCTGCTGGCACTGGTGGTGCTGCTGCGCCAGGAAGCCGTGCGCCGCGCCCTAGCCCGGCAAGTGGAGCGCCTGCCGGCGATTCGCGAGCGCATCAAGGTCTACGAACTGGCGCGCTTCTACCGCTCCCTGGGCATCCTGCTGCAGGGGGGCATTCCCATCCTCACCGCCCTGGAGATGGTGCGCGGCCTGCTGGGGCCGGCCTCGCGCCCCCGCCTGGACCAGGCGGCCCTGCGCATCCGCGAGGGCCAGGCCCTGTCCCGCGCCCTGGAAGAGCAGGGCCTGGCGACGCCGGTGTCCTCGCGGATGCTCCGCGCCGGCGAGCAGTCGGGCAACCTCGGGGCGATGATGGAGCGCACCGCCGACTTCCATGACGAGGAGACCGGGCGCTGGATCGAGTGGTTCGTGCGCCTGTTCGAGCCGCTGCTGATGACCTTCATCGGGCTGATCATCGGGGTGATCGTGATCCTGATGTACATCCCCATCTTCGAGCTGGCATCGAGCATCCAGTAGGGCCGGACGCGGTGCGCACGGCGCACCCTACGGATCGGGCACGGACAGCCCCCTCTCCCTCCGGGAGAGGGAAGCAGGCACGGCACGCTGGCGAGCCTTCCACCCGCCGCGCCGGTGCGCGCGGCGCACCCTGCGGATCGGGCACGGACAGCCCCCTCTCCCTCCGGGAGAGGGAAGCGGGAACGGCACGCTGGCGAGCCTTCCACCCGCCGCGCCGGTGCGCGCGGCGCACCCTACGGATCGGGCACGGACAGCCACCTCTCCCTCCGGGAGAGGGCAGCGGGAACGGCACGCTGGCGAGCCTTCCACCCGCCGCGCCGGTACGCGCGGCGCACCCTACGGATCGGGCACGGACAGCCCCCTCTCCCTCCGGGAGAGGGCGGGGGAGAGGGCAGCGGGAACGGCACGCTGGCGAGCCTTCCACCCGCCGCGCCGGTGCGCGCGGCGCACCCTACGGATCGAGCACGGACAGCCCCCTCTCCCTCCGGGAGAGGGAAGCAGGCACGGTACGCTGGCGAGCCTTCCACCCGCCGCGCCGGTGCGCGCGGCGCACCCTACGGATCGGGCACGGACAGCCCCCTCTCCCTCCGGGAGAGGGCTGGGGAGAGGGAAGCGGCAATGCGGTTGACCTGTGGGAATCGGCTGAGCCTCCCCAGGGAAAACGAAGTGCCGGAGGTTCGTTGGGCCTCTACGCAGGCTCACTGCGGGAACTCATTCGCGACAGCCGATCAATACAAAAAGCGCAGGACCTGCCTGCGCTTTTTCGTTTCCGGCGGGCGCCGGTCGATCAGGTCGCCTTCTTGCTCTGGAGCACTGGAGGCGCGGTATCACCGGACGAGCGGCGACGGTCGGAGAGCACCCAGGCGCCGTCGTAGAGTTTCAGCGGGAAGCTCACGTCGCCGCCCTTGCGGCGCTCCGGCTGGACCGGCTGCGCCGCGCCGCCCTGCTCCTCGTTCAAGGCCGCCGAGGGCAGGCCGTGGAGCACGACATTGCCGAGTTCATGCAAGGGGAAGGGTTTGAGCAGGATGATGTCGATGTGGCGCTCGATGGCGCGGTTGCACACATCGATGCTGGGATGCGCGGTCATCAGCACCGCCTCGCAGGGGTGCAGCGTGCGAATGGCGTCGAAGACGTCGAACCCGGTCATGTCCGGCAGGCGGTAATCCAGGACGAGCAGGTCGGGCTTGAAGGCCACCACCCTCTCCAGCGCCTGGGCGCCGTTGGAGGCGGTGCGCACCTCGCAGCCCAGTATCTCCAGGTAGGTCTGGAAGTTCCCGGCGAGGATGTCTTCATCGTCGACAATCATTACTTTCTTCGACACTGCGGCTGCTCCCCTGTCAGGAGGTCGGAACGGCGGCCAGGCTGGCCGCTGCTTGCACCCTT
This genomic window from Pseudomonas furukawaii contains:
- a CDS encoding lytic transglycosylase domain-containing protein; this encodes MNLMALALFSILASIAFEVRADIYQVVSANGSITLTNIYRTDRKQVRVARERAVANRVVAPRALPAPSARRSRYGLIVAQAAFDYGLPAELLHAVIQTESNYDPVALSPKGAAGLMQLMPDTARDLGVRDVFDPTANVRGGARYLKRLMRQFDNDLSLALAAYNAGPGAVLAHGRAIPPYPETQRYVPSVLGHYQRLQAAGNRPR
- the gspG gene encoding type II secretion system major pseudopilin GspG — its product is MKTPHRPQGGFTLLELLVVLVVLGLLAGIVAPKYFNQLGKSETKVARAQIEGLVKALDIYRLEVGRYPSTEQGLTALVAAPTDEPRWAGPYLQKGVPQDPWGRAYVYRSPGENGDFDLLTLGKDGQPGGDGENAEVTSWQ
- a CDS encoding type II secretion system F family protein, which encodes MRFQVKAVRAPSGVVAMVVDAANPEDARRQAESQGLRVLALARERRWSLAGWRRRDGFPLLLFSQELTTLLNAGLALIDALESLAEKEADPQARKVLGGLVRLLYEGKSLSQALACFPSVFPALYVALVQSSEKTGAVGDALGRYVAYRTRMDEVRQKVISASVYPVLLFLVGCAVLLFLVGYVVPRFSLVFEGLGSNLPWLSRVLLHSGLFLHGHQAEVFGGAAFGLLALVVLLRQEAVRRALARQVERLPAIRERIKVYELARFYRSLGILLQGGIPILTALEMVRGLLGPASRPRLDQAALRIREGQALSRALEEQGLATPVSSRMLRAGEQSGNLGAMMERTADFHDEETGRWIEWFVRLFEPLLMTFIGLIIGVIVILMYIPIFELASSIQ
- a CDS encoding response regulator translates to MSKKVMIVDDEDILAGNFQTYLEILGCEVRTASNGAQALERVVAFKPDLLVLDYRLPDMTGFDVFDAIRTLHPCEAVLMTAHPSIDVCNRAIERHIDIILLKPFPLHELGNVVLHGLPSAALNEEQGGAAQPVQPERRKGGDVSFPLKLYDGAWVLSDRRRSSGDTAPPVLQSKKAT